The Stenotrophomonas indicatrix DNA segment CAACTGCCGCAGAAGCCGGGTCGCCACGTCGAGCAGGGCGATCCCGACCCCAGGATGTGTTACGAGGAGAATGCCACAGGTCATTACTGCACGTTAACAGGTCAAGGTGAATTGGCGATAGCAGCAGGAGAGGGGCACTGTGTCCCGTATTCAGTGTTGCTCGGGTCGGAGCCCTTTTTCGTTGAAAAAGGGCTCCGACCCCATCCGTTTTTCGATGCCTGACAGAGATCCATCCACGCATGGCGTGGATCTACCGTGTCGACCAAGGTCGACACCCACCAACAGCAGCGGAAATCTGTCAGAGGTGGGGCGGTGTGGGGCTGCAGGACCGTTGGCGCCAAGGATGGCGCCATCGAGCCCCCAGGGACGGGTTTACGGCGCGTCCTGCAGCCCCACACCGCCCCGCATCCCACGAAATGCAGGCGTTTGACGTTGACGTTGCCGTGGTTTCTGCGGGTGCCGGGCGCAGCCCGGCCGACCCCCCCTCAATCCTGCTCGCGGTGGTACGTCGCCACGTCTTCCCAGCCCATCTCACGCGCATGGCGGGCCAGTCGTTCGGCCAGGAACACCGAGCGGTGCTTGCCACCGGTACAGCCGAAGGCCACCGTCACATAGCTGCGGGTGCCATCGCCCAGCTTGGGCAGCCAGGTATCCAGGAAATCCATCAGCTGCGCCAGGTAGCGCTGCACATCCGGCTGCGCTTCCAGGTAGTCGCGCACGCCGGGTTCGCGACCGCTCAGCGCGCGCAGTTCCGGATCCCAGTGCGGATTGGGCAGCACGCGCGCGTCGAACACGAAGTCGGCCTCGGCCGGCACGCCGCGCTTGTAGGCGAATGATTCGAACAGCAGCGACAGGCGGGTGGCATGGCCCATCGCGAATTCGGTGATGATCCGGCGCCGCAGCTGATGCACGTTCAACGCACTGGTATCGATCACCGCATCGGCTTCGCGGCGCAGCGGCGCGATCAGTTCGCGCTCGCGGGCGATCGCTTCCGGCAACGACAGGCCCAGCTGGCTCAGCGGGTGCCGGCGACGGGTGTCGGCATAGCGCTTGAGCACCGTTTCGTCGTTGGCCTCGAAAAACAGCACCTTGGCGTCCACTCCGGCATCGGTAGCCAGCTGCCGCCAGCTGGACAACTGGGTCAGGTCGCTTTGCCCACGTACATCAATGCCCACCGCCAACCGGCGCGATGTCGCGCCGTCGTGGTGGCTCAGCACATTGCGCACGAAATCCGGCAGCAGCTGGATCGGCAGGTTGTCCGAGCAGTAGTAGTCCTGGTCCTCGAAGGTCTTCAGGGCGACGGATTTACCCGAGCCGGACAGGCCGCTGACGATGATCAGGGTCGGGGCGGTGGGACTGACGGTGCTCATGGACGGGCTCTTCGAAGGGCAGGGAGGTCAGGGCGCTCGCCGTTCCAGCAGG contains these protein-coding regions:
- the rapZ gene encoding RNase adapter RapZ; translation: MSTVSPTAPTLIIVSGLSGSGKSVALKTFEDQDYYCSDNLPIQLLPDFVRNVLSHHDGATSRRLAVGIDVRGQSDLTQLSSWRQLATDAGVDAKVLFFEANDETVLKRYADTRRRHPLSQLGLSLPEAIARERELIAPLRREADAVIDTSALNVHQLRRRIITEFAMGHATRLSLLFESFAYKRGVPAEADFVFDARVLPNPHWDPELRALSGREPGVRDYLEAQPDVQRYLAQLMDFLDTWLPKLGDGTRSYVTVAFGCTGGKHRSVFLAERLARHAREMGWEDVATYHREQD